Within Oribacterium sp. oral taxon 102, the genomic segment GGACGAGTATGCGAAGCAGCGGCTGATCGAGGCGAATCTTCGGCTGGTGGTCTCCATCGCGAAGCGATATACCGGACGCGGCATGAGCTTTCTGGATCTCGTGCAGGAGGGGAATCTCGGATTGATCAAGGGGGTTGAGAAGTTCAATCCGGAGAAGGGCTTCAAGCTTTCGACCTATGCGACCTGGTGGATACGGCAGTCCGTCACGCGGGCGCTGGCGGATCAGGCACGGACGATCCGGGTTCCGGTACACATGGTCGAGACGATCAACAAGCTGTCCAAAATGCAGCGTAGGCTGACGCTGGAGCTTGGCTATGAGCCTTCTACGAAGGAGCTTGCAGAAGCGCTGGAGATGAGTGAGGAAAAGGTGCAGGAAATCATGCAGATTGCCCGGGAGCCTGCTTCTCTGGAAACACCGATCGGGGAGGAGGACGACTCTAATCTCGGGGATTTCGTCGCGGATTCCAATGTACTGACACCGGAGGGCAATGTGGAGAGCGTCATGCTGCGGGAGCATATCGATCTCCTGCTGCGGGATCTGAAGGAACGGGAGCGGCAGGTGCTGATCCTGCGTTTCGGGCTGGCGGACGGACATCCGCGGACACTCGAGGAGGTCGGGAGGGAATTCAAGGTGACGAGAGAACGGATCCGGCAGATCGAAGCGAAGGCGCTCCGAAAGCTTCGGAATCCGATGCGTTCGAAGCGAATTCGTGATTTCCTGAATTGAGAAAGCGATGATTTTTCTTCGCGTGAGGGCATGGATTTCAGTGACAGAGTGAGCAGGGAGAGAAGGAAGAGAAGGAAGAGGAATGAAGGAAGGAGAGAAGCAGGGAGGGAGAGCGGCGGAAAAGCCGAAGCAGAGGCAGAACTATGCGCTGCTTCTCGAGAGGCTGATTCAGGAGCAGGTCGGCAGGAGACCGCGGCTTTTGCTTCATGCCTGCTGTGCGCCCTGCTCCAGCGCCGTGCTGGAACAAATCGCGAGGTATTTCCGCATCACGATCTACTATTATAATCCGAATATTATGACGGAGGAGGAATTTCGCTACCGTGCCGCGGAGCTCAGGAGACTGCTTTCGGAAATGGGACTTTCGGGGATCGAGCTGCTGGTTCCGGCGTATCGTCATCAGGAATTCTTGGAGATTGCGAGGGGACTGGAGAGGGAGCCGGAGAGAGGGAAGCGCTGCCTCAGGTGCTATGAGCAGCGGCTTCGGAGAACCGCGGAGGCGCTCCGAGAGCATAACCGATGTGCGGATATGGATGCACAGTTTGATTACTTCTGTACGACGCTGACGATTTCCCCGATGAAGGATGCACAGATCCTGAATGAGATCGGTATGCGGATCGCGGAGGAGCTGGGGCTTCATTTTCTCCCTTCGGACTTCAAGAAAAAGGGCGGCTATCTCCGTTCCACGGAGCTGTCTCGGGAGTATGCGCTCTACCGGCAGGATTACTGCGGCTGCGAGTTTTCGAAGGCGGAGACGCAGCGGAAGCGGCGGGCGCTTTCTTGACAAATATACAGGCTGTGGTGTAGTTTATTGTATGAGCTTCTGTGCAGCGCAAGCTTATACGATAATATAATGGGATTTATCACATGTGAGTTTATCATATGGTTTCGGGACGGGAGGAGAATGATATATGATCAGCAAAGCAGTAAAGGTAATCAATGAATCGGGACTGCATCTCAGACCGGCGGGTGTCCTGACGCAGACCTGCATCAAGTTTAAGAGCAATATCATTCTTCACTACGGGGAGCGGGACATCGTCGGAAAGTCGGTTCTGAACGTTATGGCGGCGGGGGTGAAGAAGGGGGCGACAGTCATCGTGGAGTGCAGCGGCCCGGACGAGGAGGAGGCGCTTGCGGCGGTGGTCGCGGCGATCGAATCCGGTCTCGGAGAGGGGACGGACGCCTCTTATTTTGACAGGATATGATTGGAGAAAGGGAGCTCCGGAGAAGTGGTTTTATTTCTCCGGAGCCCCCTTTTTGCGGTTCTGCATGTGACATGCTTTATCACATGCAGGTTTATTCATGCTTTGTGCGCCATGGGGTGTCCCCGGAGACGCTTTTGTAAGACCCGGCAGCCTGTGTTCTGTCCGGCGGATATCGTGCAAATTCGCTGCAATCAGAGCGACTCGACCGCCCTGATCGCTTTCTGCATCGGAGTGAGGTCGATGGACTCGACTGCGCCGCAGTCCATGTACTGCGCATTTTTCGGGTCGAGCGGCAGCTTCGCCAGAACCTTGAGCCCATGCTCTGCGGCGATCTCGTCGATATGGCTTTCGCCGAAGACATTGATCCGCTCGTTACAGTGCGGGCATTGCATATAGGAATAATTTTCGATCAGCCCGAGGATCGGGACATTCATCTTCTGCGCCATGTTTACTGCCTTCGCTACGATCATGGAAACCAGCTCCTGCGGCGAGGTCACGACCACGATCCCGTCAACCGGAAGGGACTGGAAGACGGTGAGCGGGACATCGCCGGTTCCCGGCGGCATATCCACGAAGAGGAAGTCGATGTCCTTCCACTGCACCTCCTCCCAGAATTGCTTGACGGCGCTGGCGACCAGGGAGCCGCGCCAGATGATCGGATCCGTCTCATTCTCGAGCAGCAGATTGGTGGAGATGATCTCTACACCGTTGGCGCTTTTATCCGGGATCATCAGCTTACCGTCCTCTGTCACGGCGATACCGTCATGGGCAAGACCGAAGGCCTTCGGAATAGAGGGGCCGGTGATATCCGCATCGATAATGCCGGTGCGGAAGCCGTCACGGCAGGCGCCGGAGGCGAGGAGCGAGGTGACGGTGGATTTGCCGACACCGCCTTTGCCCGAAACGATGCCGATGACCTTCTTTACGCTGCAGCCGTCCGCGAGCTTCGACTTCTGCATCGCCCTGCGGGAAGCGCAGTCGCTGCTGCAGGAGCTGCAGTTGCTGTTGCAGCTGTCCGGGTTCTGATTTTCTGCCATATATAAACTCCTTTCAACCTAAGTGAAGCTCCATTCTAGCATAGCTTAAGAGGAAAAAAAAGAGCGGCACAGGGCCGCTCTCGGAAAAATACAGAATTTCGTGTCCGAACCGGCTGCTTATTCTGTATCCAGCGTCTCGAGGAAGCAGTTCAGAGACTTCGAGGTGTTGGAGGGATTGAAGATGAAGCCGATGTTCCTCGGCGGAATCGGAGCAGGAAGCGGAAGCTCGACGAGTGTACCCTTAGTAAGCTCCTCCTGCACGAATTCCCGGATGACACAGGAGACGCCGATGCCGACCTTGGCAAACTCGATCAGCAGATCCATCGTGCTGACCTCGAGGATCTGGATCGGCTCGATGCCGGTTTCCTTGAAGTATTCGTCGATATAGCGGCGGGACATATTGTTCTGATCCAGCAGCATCAGATTGGCTTCCTCGAAGATCTGGAAGTCCGGGCCGCAGATGGAGCGGAGATTCTCGAGGTACTGTGGAGTTGCGACGAAAATATCATGGATCTGCATCGGCTTCCGGATGTGGAGCTCGGCGTGTACGGATTTCGGCTCCGCAGCGAGTCCGAGGTCGAGCTTGCGGCTGTCCAGCAGTGCGAGTGTCTGCGCGGAGCCCTGCGTCACGATCGAGACGCGGATGTTCGGATACTGCTCCATGAACCTCTGCAGATAGGGCATCAGGATATAGCGGCAGAGCGTCGTGCTGGCCCCGATCTGGATATGTCCGATATTGAACTCTTTTATCCGGCGCAGCTCTGTCTCTGCGGTATTGATGGATTCGAAGGCCTCTTTAATATATTCGTAGAGCATCGCGCCCTCGTCCGTGAGCGTCACGCCTCTGGAATTCCGCTTGAAGAGCTTCGTTTCCAATCCGTCCTCCAGCTTTACGATGGACTTCGAGATCGCAGGCTGCGAGATATAGAGCTTCTTCGCTGCTTTGGAGATATTGCCGCAGCTGGCAACCTCATAGAAAATCTTATAACCGGAAAGATTCTGTTCCATAATTTCCTCCTGTCTTCCGCCGTAGACTGCCATGAAAATGCCATTTGATACATTACTTGAGCTTATGGTATTTATCAAAAACATATATTTGAATTATAGCAGACCGTCCATTAAGATGTAAATACTAATTTTTTAAGAAAGCACTGATTTATATACAAGTCTCTGTCAGCCGACATGGGAAGCCATGTTTGCATGAGCGGATATTCTGTCATCTGACAGGATAACAGGTATGAACACAAGGCGATGCGAAGGCTCCGGAGAAGCGAAGCATCGAGCAGAACTCCTGCAATTTGCGGCAGCGGACTTTCGGCATGGGAGACGCAGTGCTTTCCTGAAATTGAGACGGAATCCATGTAAAGAAGCGGGACACAGACTCTCGGGAGAGAATATGGGAATGACGATGAGCCAGAAGATTCTGGCGAAACATGCAGGACTTTGCGAGGTAACAGCAGGGCAGCTGATCGAAGCGAGACTCGATCTGGTTCACGGCAATGATATCACGACACCGGTGGCGATCCGGGAAATGAAGAAGCTGGGGCGGAAAGAGGTCTTCGACAGGGAGAAGGTCGTCTTCGTCATGGATCATTTCGTGCCGAATAAGGACATTACCAGTGCGAAGTGTACGCAGCTCTGTCGTAATTTTGCAAGGGAGCAGGGACTTACGAACTATTTCGACGTCGGCAGGATGGGCATAGAGCACGCGCTGATTCCGGAGCAGGGTCTGATCGTAGCGGGAGAGCTTTCCGTCGGAGCGGATTCCCATACCTGCACCTACGGCGCGCTCGGTGCCTTCTCTACCGGCGTGGGATCAACAGATATGGCGGCGGCGATGGCGACCGGCAGGCTCTGGTTCAAGGTACCGGGGGCGATCCGCGTGAATCTGGTCGGGAGGTTCAGACCATGGGTGAGCGGAAAGGATCTGATCCTTCATCTGATCGGAGAGATCGGCGTAGACGGTGCGCGCTATCAGTCGCTCGAATTTACAGGGCCGGGTATCGCGGCACTGAGCATGGACGACCGCTTCACCGTATGCAATATGGCGATCGAGGCGGGCGCGAAGAACGGCATCTTCCCGGTAGATCAGAAGACGATCACGTATATCGAAGCGCATTCGAAGAAGCCCTATGAAAGCTTCATTGCGGATGCGGATGCGGTATACGAGAGGGAGCTGACGATTGACCTCTCCGCGCTGCGCCCGACGGTTTCCTTTCCGCATCTTCCGGAGAATACCCATATTGTGGGAGAATTCGGTGAGATTCCCATCGATCAGGCAGTGATCGGCTCCTGCACGAACGGACGTCTGCAGGATATGGAGGAGGCGGCGAGAGTGCTCGCGGGGCGGAGAATCGCGGAGAATGTACGGTGCATCATCATTCCGGCGACGCAGGAGATCTATATCACAGCGCTGAAAAGGGGCTGGATACAGAGCTTCGTGGAGGCAGGAGCGGTGGTGTCGACGCCAACCTGCGGTCCCTGTCTCGGGGGGTATATGGGGATACTGGCGCCGGGGGAGCGCTGCATTTCGACGACCAACCGCAATTTTGTCGGCAGGATGGGAGATGCCAGCTCCGAGGTCTATCTGGCATCTCCGGCGGTTGCAGCAGCCTCCGCAGTGACCGGCAGGATCTCAGAGCCGGCAGAGCTGGGACTGTGAAGCGGCGGAGAGAGTACGGGAGACGCAGAGAAGAGAGGGGGAGGCATGAGGGCAGCAGAGGGGAAGTGCTTGAAATACGGCGATAACGTGGATACGGATGTCATCATTCCGGCGCGGTATCTCGCGATTCAGGATAAGGAAGAGCTGGCGGTGCATGCGATGGAGGATATCGACAGAGACTTTCGCCGGAAGCTAAAAGCAGGGGATATCGTAGTCGGCGGCAGGAATTTCGGCTGCGGCTCCTCCAGAGAGCATGCGCCGCAGGTGCTCCAGACCTCGGGCGTGGGCTGCGTCATCGCGGAGAGCTTCGCGCGCATTTTTTACCGGAATGCACTGAATATCGGGCTTCCGATCGTGGAGTCGCCGGAGGCGGCGAGAGAAATACAGCAGGGGGATCAGGTGCGGGTGGATTTCGATGCGGGGCTGATCCGCGACCTGACAAGCGGCAGGGAGTACAGAACGGAACCGTTTCCGCCGTTTTTGCAGAGGATGATCGAGCAGGGCGGTCTGATGGCGTCCATTCGGGCGCAGGAGGACAAGGCAGCGAACAGTTGAAAATGCGGCAGACAGGAAACGCTCCTGTCTGCCGTTCTTTTCAAAGCTTTTCGAATATTTTCAGAATTTTAAGATTTGAAGCAGGGATTTCTTTCACATTTTTCTGCTAAGATAAAGTGAAAACAAGGTTTGCTTTACACAGGTGTACCGTGCGGGGAGCGGATAAGGAATGATTGGCGGGAACGGTGCAAAACGACGGAGGCTGACGCGGCTTGTCTCCATCCTTTCCATAATGTATATCGTAGTGTTCTTCGGCATCTGCCTGAGGGGCTTCTTTGACGGCGCGTTTCGTTCCGTAGAGAGCTTTCAGGAATATATCAGAGGCTTCGGCATGTTTGCGCCGCTTTTCCTGCTGTCCTTTCAGGCGATGCAGGTCGTTATCCCGGTATTGCCGGGCTTCGTGGGCTGTGCGGCGGGCGCGATTATGTTCGGACCGATGCTGGGCTTCTGGTGCAATTACATCGGGATCAGCGCCGGCTCCATCATTGCGTTCTTCCTCGCCAGAAGATTCGGCACGCCGCTCCTGCAGGAGGTTTTCCCGCGGGAGAAATATAGGAAGTGGGCGGCATGGTCCTCGAAAAGCAGATGCTATACGCTGCTGCTTTTCCTTGCGGTGCTGCTGCCGCTCTGTCCGGACGACTATCTCTGCTATCTGAGCGGCGTCACGAAGATGACCTCCAGAAAGTTTATAGGGATTATCCTGCTGGGAAAGCCATGGTGCATCCTCGCATACAGTCTGGGCTTCTCGCTGATCCGCTAAGCCCTTCCCTGAAAAGCATTGCTTTCTTTATTCATGAATCACACCCGCTGGTATATGCTTCACTCGATTTCATCCCTGTCCTCTTAATGCGTGAAGCGATCTACACGGCTGTGTTCCAGCTTCGAATACAGGATCTTCTGCGAGGCGTAGAGTCCGTAGTTGCCGGAGAAGAGGTATGTAATGGCGACCGCGATCAGGAAGAAGGAGGAGGCGCCGAAGCCGAAGAGCTCAAAGCTGATCAGCAGCGTCGCCATCGGGCAGTTGGTGACGCCGCAGAATACGGCGCACATTCCGAGCGCGGAAAGAAACGCCGGATCAAGTCCTGAAAAGGCGGCGACGGCATTGCCGAATGTTGCGCCGATGAAGAGTGAGGGGACGATTTCTCCGCCCTGGAAGCCGCCGGAAAGCGTCACCGCCGTGAACAGGATCTTCAGGAGGAAGGCATACCATACGATGCGGAAGCCCGGTTCCGTCATACACTGCTCCAGAATATGCGCGCCGGTTCCGTTATAGGTCTGATCCCCGACGAGCAGGGTGAGGACGATCACGACGGCGGAGGCGACGAGAACACGGAGATAGGAATTCGGGAATCGATGCTGCATCAGCCGCTTCATGCGGTGCATCACGGTGCAGAAGAGCACGCTGACGACAGCACAGCCGACGGAGAAGAGAATCGTGATGAGCGCGGTTCGCGCCCCAAAGACGGGAAGGTTCGGAATCGGGAATGCTTCTCCGGTGACGCCGAGCCTCTGGGCGATCAGATGCGCGGTGAGCGCTGAAATGACGGCGGGCACGAGCGAGGAGTAATACATGATTCCGACGGTGCTGATCTCCATGGACAGAATCGCTGCCGCCAGCGGCGTGCCGAAAAGTGCGGAGAAGGAGGCGCTCATTCCGCAGATAATGACGGTGCGCCGATCCTTCTGCGGGATCCGCACGAGCCGTCCGAGGGCATCGCCCATAGAGCCGCCGACCTGAAGTGCAGCCCCCTCCCGTCCCGCAGAGCCGCCGAAGAGGTGGGTCAGGATCGTGGAGAGGATAATCAGCGGAGCCATCCGCCCCGGCACGGCTTCTCCCTCCCGGATGGAGCTGAGCACCAGATTGGTGCCCTTCGGCTGCTTCACGCCGAGCAGGCGGTAATAGGCGATGATGAACAGCCCGGCGAGCGGAAGAAGATAGAGGATCTGCGGATGCGCCGTCCGGAACTTCGTCACGAGGACGATGCCGTTCGCGAATTTCGCGGAGACACCGCCCACGAGGATGCCGCAGAGGATGCCGAAGCCGATCCATTTCAGTCCGATCAGGAGTGCTTCCAGCAGATGGCGGCCGTAATCTTTGTAATTCATGAATTCTCCTTAGAAACAGACAGGGGCAGCTGCCCCTGTCCGTTTTGGTATTATACGGTATAAGTCCCTGTCAAGCGGACGAAGGCGGGGCAAGCTTGCTTTTCCAAGCGTTCGGACATTTGACAGGACAACAGGTATGAGCACGAAGCGATGTGCGAACATCGCGAAAGTGCGAATACCTGTTAGCGGCATGGGGATTTACGGTATAAGTCCCTGTCAAGCGGAAAGCGCCGCGGCGTCGATCGCCAGCTTGATGCAGCCCATGATGCCCTGATCGTCATGGAGACTCGCAGGGACGATATAATGGTCGATATCCCGAAGCTCCTTCGTATCGAGGTAACCGTTCAGCTGCGTAAGGACAGAGGCACGGATCATGGGGAAGAGCTGCAGCTGGTGCATGACGCCGCCCCCCAGGATGATGCGTTCCGGGCTCAACGTAAGGATGAGGTTTTTCAGAGCCTGCGCGATATAGTACGCCTCCAGCTCCCAGACCTCAGGGAGATCGGCGAGCTCTGCGCCCTTTCTGCCCCAGCGTTCCTCAATCGCGGGACCTGCCGCCATGCCCTCGAAACAGATTCCATGATAGGGGCAGTGTCCGCGGTAGGAGTCGCTCGGGTGCGGAAGCATCGTGATATGCCCGAGCTCCGGATGCAGCATGCCGTGGAGGAGTCTGCCGTTCGCCATGACACCACCGCCGACGCCGGTGCCGATGGTCAGGTAGAGCACATTCTCGAGCCCCTTCGCCGCTCCGTAGCACACCTCGCCGAGGAGAGAGCCGTTTACATCGGTATCGAAGCCGATCGGGATATGCAGTGCCTCCTTCATTGTTCTGACGATGTTGAAATTTGCCCATTTCAGTTTCGGCGTGGTCGTGATAAAGCCGTAGGTCGCGGAGTTCGGGTTCAGGTCGATCGGCCCGAAGCAGGCGATGCCGAGTCCAGTGATCTCCTTGTCCCTGAAATATTCGATGATCCGCGGCATGGTCACGGATGGCTCGATTGTCGGGAGCGAGATCTGCTCCAGTATTCTTCCGTTCTCGTCGCCGAGCGCACAGATCATCTTCGTGCCGCCGGCTTCCAGTGCTCCATATAACATAGGCAGTCCCCCTCTGATGAAATAAATTCTTTATTTTAAGTGTAATGTAGCGCATTTTAAAAATCAAGATAATTCCGCCGGAAGAAGCCTCCTCTCTATAACAGCCATATTCCGGAACAGGATGCCTGTTATATTGAAAACCACATCGTGAACTTGCTAGAATACGGGAAGTCCTTTATAATATAAAATATCTACAAAAACAGGAGGCGTTTTCATGGAGAAAAGAGCAGAACTAACGAAAGAGTTCTCGGAACGCTTGGAGAAGAATCTGGATGAGCTGAAGTGGCTCTATGCAGAGCTGTATCATAATGACGACAATGCCTTTCAGTATTTCCTTTCTATGCTCTCCCGGATGTACGAGACGCGTCCGGAGGAGCTTAGAGCACTGGATCGGGAGAGAGAGGCAGATCCGGGCTGGTATCGCGGCAACGATATGCTCGGGATGCTGATGTATACGGGCTGCTTCGCAGGAAATCTCCGCGGTGTGCGGGAGCACCTTCCCTATATCAAGGAATCCGGTGTGAACTATGTTCATCTGATGCCTTTGCTCTCCAGTCCGAAGGGACGTTCGGACGGCGGCTATGCCGTTTCGGATTTCCGGCAGGTCGATCCGGAGCTTGGCACCATGGAGGAGCTCTCGGAGCTTGCGGCGGACTGTCATAGGAACGGGATGAGTCTCTGTCTCGACTTCGTGATGAATCACACCTCGGAGGAGCACGAGTGGGCGAGACGGGCGCGCGGCGGGGAGAAGGAGTTTCAGGATCGATATTTCTTTTTCGATAACTGGAATATCCCGAACGCCTTCGAGGAGACTGTCCCGCAGGTATTCCCGCAGACCGCACCGGGGAATTTCAGCTGGTGCGAGGCGGTGCAGAAGGTAGTCATGACGACCTTCTATCCTTACCAATGGGATCTGAATTATAAAAACCCGACGGTATTCAACGATATGACGGAAAATATGCTTTTCCTCTGTAATCATGGAGTAGATATCATTCGTCTGGATGCCGTGCCCTATATATGGAAGACGCTTGGCACCAGCTGCCGGAACCTCCCGCAGGTGCATACGCTCGTCCGGATCATGCGGATGGCATCGGAGATCGTCTGTCCGGGAACACTGCTGCTCGGCGAGGTCGTGATGGAGCCCTCTAAGGTCGTTCCCTACTTCGGCACGGTGGAGAAGCCGGAGTGCCAGATGCTCTACAATGTCACGACGATGGCGACAACCTGGCATACGGTAGCGACGAGGGATGTGCGGCTGATGAAGCACCAGCTCGGACAGGTCTTCGCGCTTCCGAAGCAGTATACCTTCCTGAACTATTTGCGTTGTCATGATGATATCGGCTGGGGGCTGGATTATGACTTCCTCCGGCAGTTTGGCATCGACGAGGTCGGGCACAAGCGTTTCCTGAATGACTTTTTCCGCGGCTACTTCTACGGCTCCGATGCGAGAGGGGAGCTGTACAATGATGACCCGCGCTTAGGGGATGCCCGTCTCTGCGGGACGACCGCCTCGCTCTGCGGCATCGAGGCGGCGGAGTACGAGGGGAATGCGTGGAAGCTGGATCGGGCGATCCGGCTCGACATCATGCTGCATGCCTTCCTGCTGACCCAGTCCGGTATTCCGGTGATCTATTCCGGAGATGAGATCGGACAGCTCAACGATTACGGCTATCATCACGATCCCTACAAGTGGGATGATTCGAGATACCTGCACAGGGGAAGCTTCTCCTGGGAGGCAGAACAGAGGCGGAAGGAGCCGGGAAGCAGAGAGGCGAGGATCTTTGACGCGCTCAGGAGGCTGGAAACCCTTCGGAGCACGCATCCGGTTTTCCTGTCCTCCGCGGATACCTGGGTGCTCGAAACCTACAATGACCATGTCCTAGGGATCGGCAGATATATTGAAGGGGAGAAGCTGGTAGCACTCTTCAACTTCGGAGAGCAGGATGAGACAGCATGGGTCAACGAGCCGGAGGATTATATAGATCTCCTGACGGGTGCGCAGCGTCCGGCACGGGCGGTCGGTGTTCCTGCGTTTGACTTTGCATGGCTTCTGTGGAAGAGGGAGGAAGCGCCGGAGAAGCGGAAGCCCGCTGAGATGTCGGAAAGTAAGAAGTCCGGGCGGAAACAACGGAAAACAGAAATCCCCATAGAAGCGGAGAAAAGCGAAACAGAGAGACGGAAAGCAGAGAAACTGGCAGGATCGGAGGGCTCTGCACCTGTACGGCGGAGAACGAAGAAGACGGGACGCGCTGCTGGTTGTATCAAGGAGGAGGGCTGAGATGGGGAAGCTGATTTTTCTGGATATTGACGGGACGCTGACGGAAACGGGAACCAATACCCCTCCGGACTCTGCGGTGCGTGCAATGGCGCGGGCGCGGGAGAACGGACACCGGCTCTTCCTCTGCACCGGACGGAACCCGGACATGCTGCGCCCGCTGCTCCGTTATCCCTTCGATGGGATGGTGGCGAGCTCCGGCGCTTATGTGAAGGTCGGAGAAACCGTGCTCTATGACCATCCGATCGCAGCGGAGACGCTGCGGCTTGCATTGGAAACCCTGCATCGGAACGGTGTATTCTGTACGATCGAGGGAACCGGCGGCGCCTTCGGTGATGCGGATCTGAAGGACTTCCTCAACGGCACGGAGGGAGGCAACTCCGAGATCGAGCGCTGGCGCAGGGTGCTTTCCGAGAACCTCGGCATCCGTCCGATGGCGGAGTATGCGGGACAGCCGATTCACAAGATTGTCATTATGGCACGGGAGGCAGCGCAGCTCACGGAGTGCCGGCGTCTCTTGGAAAAGGACTTTCACTTCGTCCTGCAGGACGTCCCGGCGCACGGCTGTGTCAACGGGGAGATCGTGAGCCGCGACTTCGACAAGGGGAAGGGCGTCCGACGGATCATAGAGTATCTGGATATGCCGCTTTCCGATACCATTGGCTTCGGGGACAGCATGAACGACCTCGAAATGCTGGAAACAGTGGGCTATGCGGTCTGCATGGCGAACGGTTCTCCGGCGCTCAGGGAGCGTGCGGATTGGGTTTGTCCGGCGGTCACGGAGGATGGCATTTATAAGGCATTCGAGAAGCTCGGGCTGCTGTAATGCCCGGGAGCGGCAGGAATGTTTGCTGCGTCATGCAGAAACAGATAAATGCAGGGAATCCCGGGGAGATGAGCCGGGAAATTCCTAAAAGGAGGGAAAGCTTATGGCACTGGACTACAGGAAATGTGCGCAGGAGATCGTTGACCATATCGGCGGGCGGGACAATGTCGCACAGGCGGCACACTGCGCGACGAGGCTTAGGCTGGTTATCAAGGATAACAGCAAGGTGGACAAGACCTACCTGGACAATGTCGAGGGCGTGAAGGGAATGTTCGAGTCGAACGGGCAGCTGCAGCTCATCATCGGAACCGGAACCGTCAACAAGGTTTATGAGGAGTTTCTGGACATCACAGGGATGACGGCGGCGACGAAGGATGAGGTCAAGGCGGCGGCAGCCGCACGGCAGCCGCTCTGGAAAAGACTGCTGAAGCCGATCGGAGACGTGTTCGTACCGATCCTGCCGGCGATCGTCGCCTCCGGACTGATGATGGGGCTGGTAGAGGCATTGGCGAAGATCCCGGGGCTGGGCTTCGCAGAATCGGACTGGTTCGCCTTCCTTGACATGGTGGCGAATACGGCGTTCGCCTATCTGCCGGTGATCGTGGCGGTTTCCGCCGCGCGTGTCTTCGGCGGCAATATCTTCCTCGGCGCGGTGATCGGGCTCCTGATGATCCATTCCGCTCTGACCAATGGCTGGAACGCGGCAAATGGCTATGATGTCTGGTATCTCTTCGGGAGGCTGCAGATCCTGCCGGATTATGCGCTTGGGCAGATCAATCAGCTCGGCTATCAGGGACATGTCATCCCTGTCATTCTCTCGGTCTTCTGCATGAGCAAGATCGAGAAGTGGTTCCATGACCATGTTCCGGAGATGCTTGATCTCTTCATCACGCCGCTCTGTACGGTCATGCTCACGGCGCTGCTCACCTTTATGATTATCGGTCCGATCTTCTCCGGGCTCGAG encodes:
- a CDS encoding TVP38/TMEM64 family protein; protein product: MIGGNGAKRRRLTRLVSILSIMYIVVFFGICLRGFFDGAFRSVESFQEYIRGFGMFAPLFLLSFQAMQVVIPVLPGFVGCAAGAIMFGPMLGFWCNYIGISAGSIIAFFLARRFGTPLLQEVFPREKYRKWAAWSSKSRCYTLLLFLAVLLPLCPDDYLCYLSGVTKMTSRKFIGIILLGKPWCILAYSLGFSLIR
- the rpoD gene encoding RNA polymerase sigma factor RpoD, translating into MDRGELLRRIEGLCGKAKKNKNSIDANEIAETFRDAGLNEEQLSELERLFERRGIDVNPVVDETEIRKMESGKTEEELEPPDENIFLEEDKEASEIDFDAVELLEGVSTEDPVRMYLKEIGTVPLLTAEKEYELAIRKEQGDEYAKQRLIEANLRLVVSIAKRYTGRGMSFLDLVQEGNLGLIKGVEKFNPEKGFKLSTYATWWIRQSVTRALADQARTIRVPVHMVETINKLSKMQRRLTLELGYEPSTKELAEALEMSEEKVQEIMQIAREPASLETPIGEEDDSNLGDFVADSNVLTPEGNVESVMLREHIDLLLRDLKERERQVLILRFGLADGHPRTLEEVGREFKVTRERIRQIEAKALRKLRNPMRSKRIRDFLN
- the leuC gene encoding 3-isopropylmalate dehydratase large subunit — encoded protein: MGMTMSQKILAKHAGLCEVTAGQLIEARLDLVHGNDITTPVAIREMKKLGRKEVFDREKVVFVMDHFVPNKDITSAKCTQLCRNFAREQGLTNYFDVGRMGIEHALIPEQGLIVAGELSVGADSHTCTYGALGAFSTGVGSTDMAAAMATGRLWFKVPGAIRVNLVGRFRPWVSGKDLILHLIGEIGVDGARYQSLEFTGPGIAALSMDDRFTVCNMAIEAGAKNGIFPVDQKTITYIEAHSKKPYESFIADADAVYERELTIDLSALRPTVSFPHLPENTHIVGEFGEIPIDQAVIGSCTNGRLQDMEEAARVLAGRRIAENVRCIIIPATQEIYITALKRGWIQSFVEAGAVVSTPTCGPCLGGYMGILAPGERCISTTNRNFVGRMGDASSEVYLASPAVAAASAVTGRISEPAELGL
- a CDS encoding Mrp/NBP35 family ATP-binding protein; this encodes MAENQNPDSCNSNCSSCSSDCASRRAMQKSKLADGCSVKKVIGIVSGKGGVGKSTVTSLLASGACRDGFRTGIIDADITGPSIPKAFGLAHDGIAVTEDGKLMIPDKSANGVEIISTNLLLENETDPIIWRGSLVASAVKQFWEEVQWKDIDFLFVDMPPGTGDVPLTVFQSLPVDGIVVVTSPQELVSMIVAKAVNMAQKMNVPILGLIENYSYMQCPHCNERINVFGESHIDEIAAEHGLKVLAKLPLDPKNAQYMDCGAVESIDLTPMQKAIRAVESL
- a CDS encoding LysR family transcriptional regulator, with translation MEQNLSGYKIFYEVASCGNISKAAKKLYISQPAISKSIVKLEDGLETKLFKRNSRGVTLTDEGAMLYEYIKEAFESINTAETELRRIKEFNIGHIQIGASTTLCRYILMPYLQRFMEQYPNIRVSIVTQGSAQTLALLDSRKLDLGLAAEPKSVHAELHIRKPMQIHDIFVATPQYLENLRSICGPDFQIFEEANLMLLDQNNMSRRYIDEYFKETGIEPIQILEVSTMDLLIEFAKVGIGVSCVIREFVQEELTKGTLVELPLPAPIPPRNIGFIFNPSNTSKSLNCFLETLDTE
- a CDS encoding 3-isopropylmalate dehydratase small subunit; this translates as MRAAEGKCLKYGDNVDTDVIIPARYLAIQDKEELAVHAMEDIDRDFRRKLKAGDIVVGGRNFGCGSSREHAPQVLQTSGVGCVIAESFARIFYRNALNIGLPIVESPEAAREIQQGDQVRVDFDAGLIRDLTSGREYRTEPFPPFLQRMIEQGGLMASIRAQEDKAANS
- a CDS encoding epoxyqueuosine reductase QueH gives rise to the protein MKEGEKQGGRAAEKPKQRQNYALLLERLIQEQVGRRPRLLLHACCAPCSSAVLEQIARYFRITIYYYNPNIMTEEEFRYRAAELRRLLSEMGLSGIELLVPAYRHQEFLEIARGLEREPERGKRCLRCYEQRLRRTAEALREHNRCADMDAQFDYFCTTLTISPMKDAQILNEIGMRIAEELGLHFLPSDFKKKGGYLRSTELSREYALYRQDYCGCEFSKAETQRKRRALS
- a CDS encoding HPr family phosphocarrier protein, with the translated sequence MISKAVKVINESGLHLRPAGVLTQTCIKFKSNIILHYGERDIVGKSVLNVMAAGVKKGATVIVECSGPDEEEALAAVVAAIESGLGEGTDASYFDRI